CCCGGCGTGTCCATGAGCACTGCTCCTCCGGGCAGTGGGACGAGCTCGCGGGACGTCGTGGTGTGCCTGCCCTTGCCATCGCCGGCCCGGGCTGCCCCGACCTCCTGGACCCTGTGCCCTGCGAGGGCGTTGATCAGGGTGGACTTTCCGGCACCGGATGGTCCCAGCAGGACGAGCGTCCCGCCGGCCGGGATGTGGCCGAGCAGTTCATCGAGTCCGTCGCCGTGCTCGGCCGATGTGGTGACAACGGCCACGCCGGCGGATTGCCGGATGACCTTGCCGACGACGTCATCCGCGATGTCGGCGAGGTCGGCCTTCGTGATGACCACCAGCGGCGTGGCCCCCGAATCCCAGGCCGCCACCAGGGTCCGTTCCAGCCGGTTATGCGTCAGCGGCCGGTCCACCGGGACGACGACACCCACCACGTCCACGTTGGCGCCGAGGACCTGCGCTTCCGAGGACGCCTCGAACGCCCGCTTGCGGGTCAGCGCGGAGTGCCGGGGCAGCACACTGACAACGGCCGGTTCCCCCGCCGCGTTCACGCCGAGCCAAACCCAGTCCCCGGTGGCAGGAACATCACCGCCCGAGGGGTAGGGCAGGTGGCAGAGTTCCGCGGCGGCCGCCACGAGGACCCTGTTCCGGTCAACGCGGACAACCCTGCCGGGTTTCTCGCCGCCCGGAACGGGATGGGCGCTGAACAGCGCGGCTATCGAAGCGGTGTAACCGAACTCCGCCGGGCCCGCCGTTTCCGGGCCCGGGTTCGCCGGATTCTGGTTGCGGGGTGGTGATGTAGTGGTTGATGAAGAATCTGCGGTGAGCAATTGACCTGAAGTAGTTTTCAATGAAGAACCTCTGTTGGGGCCCCCGTTGCACGGACTCCGCCGGTGATCCGGTCAGGCGGTTCAGCCTGGCTGATTCAAAAGGTGCGGGTCAGGACGTGCGGTTGGCCGGGGCAGGATTAATGACTTTGCTGATGCGCCGGGCGCGCAGGAATATTGCAGTCATCATCTCCACCTCCCCCTGTTGCCGTGTTAGATATCGGGGTCCAACCGTCCTCTTCGCCGGCGCTCTGTCCGGCGGCTTTTCAAGGGTAAGCCGTCCGCCCCCGGCTTGGCTAGGGGGAATGCGCGCCTGCCTGAGCCTGGGTTT
This genomic window from Arthrobacter sp. 24S4-2 contains:
- the rsgA gene encoding ribosome small subunit-dependent GTPase A — translated: MKTTSGQLLTADSSSTTTSPPRNQNPANPGPETAGPAEFGYTASIAALFSAHPVPGGEKPGRVVRVDRNRVLVAAAAELCHLPYPSGGDVPATGDWVWLGVNAAGEPAVVSVLPRHSALTRKRAFEASSEAQVLGANVDVVGVVVPVDRPLTHNRLERTLVAAWDSGATPLVVITKADLADIADDVVGKVIRQSAGVAVVTTSAEHGDGLDELLGHIPAGGTLVLLGPSGAGKSTLINALAGHRVQEVGAARAGDGKGRHTTTSRELVPLPGGAVLMDTPGVRGFGLFDADDGMGEMFGDLEELFGQCRFTDCAHDREPGCAVQAALADETLDARRWESYLKLQRELAALNRRHDAAARRAYQREWHQKVVVAGKSQRAAERYGQEKADERSARDGKRGWRKPG